A single region of the Salvelinus sp. IW2-2015 linkage group LG20, ASM291031v2, whole genome shotgun sequence genome encodes:
- the LOC111981540 gene encoding noggin-2-like, whose product MGISPAALLYVIATIHLGVSQHFLRLRPSPSEHLPVPGLKEDPDPKYDPGKQDLAERTLKRKLGRNFDPVFMSINSPPVVENRTALEAQSRLMGPIPNLLKQLDXVTVGKKARRKFAQWLWAYTHCPVGYVWKDLGVRFWPRYVKEGQCLNERSCSFPAGMFCMPDKSVTKTFLRWYCQGFLKKKYCMWIQVQYPIISECKCSCVE is encoded by the coding sequence ATGGGGATTTCTCCGGCGGCTCTGCTCTATGTCATAGCGACCATCCACCTCGGTGTTTCTCAGCATTTTTTGCGTCTGCGCCCTTCGCCCAGCGAGCATCTCCCAGTGCCCGGTCTTAAAGAGGACCCTGACCCAAAATACGACCCGGGGAAACAGGACCTGGCCGAACGGACACTGAAGAGGAAACTCGGAAGAAACTTTGACCCCGTCTTCATGTCAATCAACAGCCCCCCTGTTGTGGAGAACCGGACTGCCCTTGAAGCACAGTCCAGACTGATGGGACCTATTCCCAACTTGCTGAAACAGCTGGACCYGGTGACAGTGGGCAAGAAAGCCCGTCGGAAGTTTGCACAGTGGTTGTGGGCATACACGCACTGCCCCGTGGGCTATGTATGGAAGGACTTGGGCGTGAGGTTCTGGCCGCGTTACGTCAAGGAGGGACAGTGTCTGAATGAGCGCTCTTGTTCGTTCCCGGCGGGGATGTTTTGCATGCCCGACAAGTCAGTCACCAAGACATTCCTCCGCTGGTACTGCCAGGGCTTTCTCAAAAAGAAATACTGCATGTGGATACAGGTCCAATACCCCATCATATCCGAATGCAAGTGTTCCTGTGTAGAATAG